One Archangium violaceum genomic window, ACGCGGCGGAGAAGCGCATCGAGGAGCTGTTGAACGAGGACGGCCGGGACGCGGTGGTGCCGCTGCAGACGGGGGTGAAGGCCCCCGCGGTGCCCTCCGCGCCCGCTCCCGCCCCGTCGCGGGGGAGCTCGGGCGCTTCCCGGTCCGCTCCGCCCCCCGAGGACGACGTGCCGTTCTAGGCGCGCGCGAGTAGACCTATCGGTACCCACATGCCGAAGCCCAAGGTCACCATCGTCGACGACGACCGCGATACGCGGGAGTTGCTCTCGTTCGCCCTGGAGTCGGAGGGCTTCGAGGTCAACGCCGCGGCCAACGGGCTGCGGCTGATCGCCTCCCTGCAGCTCAAGCGGCCCGACGTCATCCTCATGGACGTGAACATGTCCTGGATCGACGGTTTCGAGCTGTGCAAGGCAGTGAAGAAGAACGAGCAGTTCCGGGACATCCCCGTCGTCTTCATCAGTGGGCGCGGGGAGCCGGAGGACAAGCGGCGCGGGCGCGAGGCCGGTGCCGCGGACTATTTCGTGAAACCCCTGGATCTCAACGCGCTCATCGCGCGGCTGCGCGAGCTCATTCAGTCGCCCGCTCCCGAGGTGCCCTGACATGTCGTCTTTCGCTTTGGACTCGTACTTGAACGCCCAGCAGCAGCGGGTGGAGAAGCTGCTGGACTCGCGCTCGGCGGAGATGGGCACCCAGGTGCCTCCGCGCCTGCTCGAGGCCATGCGCTAC contains:
- a CDS encoding response regulator, with the protein product MPKPKVTIVDDDRDTRELLSFALESEGFEVNAAANGLRLIASLQLKRPDVILMDVNMSWIDGFELCKAVKKNEQFRDIPVVFISGRGEPEDKRRGREAGAADYFVKPLDLNALIARLRELIQSPAPEVP